Part of the Engystomops pustulosus chromosome 4, aEngPut4.maternal, whole genome shotgun sequence genome is shown below.
gagactgggaccgcaggaggaggggggtggaggataggaggccacaggaggatggaggacaggaggccacaggaggaggatggaggacatgagctacagaaggaggatggagaacaggggatacagaaggaggatggaggacagggggccacagaatgaggaggatagagaacagggaccacaccatgtgaggaggggtaggGGAAGgattaaagggaggataaaattaaagaggggttttatatgatTTGTATGTTGCAGCATTGCATTAGGTGTAGTTATACAGGTTAATGGAGAGGGGTGGCTAAAAAAAGGGGCGTTGTaccatgtggggaccatcaaggtcaaCATATTAtatatgcttgtgggtgggatgATTGGCGTGGTTtaggggggaggggcttttgttcCTCTTTCTCTCGGCCAAAAGTTTGGAGGTATGTGAATTCTGTGTCCAAACTTAAAAGGAGTAGGGAGTCGCCCAATCTATCCGCTGTGTCCACTAAGTCTATGACCCTTTGGGTGCTGTCCCCTCCTTGTCGAGCTGGCATAGTTTTGCTTAAATAcatttgcaggtttttaaaaaatgtgcaggCACAGGACAGGAACGCTCTTTGCAGACTTCCTGCAACCTCTCCAAATGCACACGgcaaaattgtgattatttttcaaTTCTCCTGCGACGGAACCTGCCATAGACAcactgataaattccccctatatATCCATCTACTCAGCTCTAACTGCCCTTTAACATACTAATATGTTTACCTggtaacaggttcactttaaaatgtaaaatgcttGATTTTAACATGTTGTAACGATAATGGTTGTACATTTAATATAACTTCATACCCTGTATAAGTAGCCAGTATTCTTTTATGGATTAGTGTTCTGATATCCTCTTATCTTTAAGATCAATttcatgcaaataaaataaataaggcTACTCCCTGCTAACACTAGAGAGGACattttggggggcatttattattcacTTTCCGACACCacaatttaactttttttctgtCACACAAGCCTTTTCTTTTGCTTAATTTTTCGTGCCCTTGTACTTTTagtttcctgacacttttttgccacattttttggtgcataataagaccaacaaaaagcaagtctacaaACTTCTAAAACCCCCGTAACAGGGGTTATTATTTCAAATCATTTGCAGCAAAATGGATGATTAGCTGTGCACACAAATCCTTATGCTGTGTTATATGTCCTTATAAAAATAAGATGCAGACACCAAACCATGAAATTGaacttaatattttatttaagtTCAGTGCATAATGAATTAATATATTAATGCACTAAAACATTAAGAAGATGGAGCTTACTCCTCCCCAAAACACTTTCTCTTCTCACTCCACATCCTTTATTCAAGACTTTTATCTTCAGAGCTTTCTGGAGAAGATTGTGAGGCTCTAGCCCCTCAAAAAAGAAATCTTCATTAAAGATTGGGTTACGGCTTCCGCGGATCAGGGTGCTTTTTTGCTTTTGATTTTTGCCTGGTACCAATGACATGGAAATGTAGCAACTGATGTTTTTCTGATCTATTGAGTGTTTGTATAGACCTTCTGCACTGACAAGACGAACGCGGAGTCTCAGGTTTTCTGGTCGATATTCAGTGGACAGCCTTAAGACTCCTCCTGTATCCAGAGATACGGCATTATCTATGGGAAATTGCCCAGGAGACAATAAGAGCCCAGTGCCTGAATGTGCTGGAGAGTAATAAACAAACTCTTGGGATGCTCTTCTGGTGACACATGGACTACTGTCTGTTGAGCTATCTTCATCAGTAGACAGTGAACTGTTCCTCACAGCAGAAGACTTGTAGCCAACCTTTTTTGCCCTGGACAATTTATTTTGCTGGTTGAAGGCTTTTAACAATGTAATAGGCAGAGATCTGTGGAGCAGAGGGGAGCTAAAAGGAGAGGAGTCGTTAGATGATGTTGTGTCACTATCTAACGTTCCAGACCGTTTTAGTGGCCTTAGCTTGATAGTGCTGCAACTGTTTGGTGGGGACATTCCTCTACCACATAACGTATTAGAGCGAGATCGAGGAAGCAGAATTGGTGGATTAGCAGGGTCATTGTGAAATAGTGATTCTTTTCTTCTTGTATTAGGGCTTTCTAGCAGGGTACAAAAACCGTAGCAGGTCTGTGTTTTTGGAAGATGGGGCAGTGACAAAGCAGCTTGAGACTGGGGATCTGCATTAGTATTCTTCTCCTCAAAAGTGTCATCTACGCTGTCTACTTCAATTGTATGGGTGTCAAATAAATTTGGTCTCTCTGCTTCAAACACTGATATACTGAGGTCAGGAATTGATAGGTATTGCAGTTTTACACTTAGCTCTTTTTGAGTTTGGTGCCTGGGAGGTATACAAAATTCAGGAATGCTATCTGGAGTCAAGACATTTGTGAAAGTAGGAAGATAATGCCTAGGCCTCTCTGTTCCCACCATGGTCAGTGTACAGATTTTATGTCCAGGATATTCTTAGTGACATCGAGATTCGCAGGTGGAAATCAGGCCGGACGTGCTGTAATatagaaaaatggaaaattatcaagcgctggaaaaaaatattttgaaatcCACAAATCTATGGCAAGAAAACATCTTTTGAATGATAAATAAGTCATCTAGTaggattttatttttctatttaagaATAAGTGGGGTTAGaataagtaaaatataaaaaattcagtcATCTCTCAGATCCCCCGCTGTTGCTGTTCAATCATTTCCTGGACATTCACTGCTTTCTACTTCCTGGTCTATTTCTACATGCAGGAAATTACAACTAAGTTAATTATTGGTCTTAATATTTCTTCTGTGATGAGAAAGTCTAGACGTGGGGAGGAGGGGGTGTTGGAGCATCCACAACAGGGGATTTATAAGGTCTAAGGtgtctttttatttcttttaaacttttttttctaaatattttattCGATTACATAAGTCTACAAAGTACGCAGTTACATCACAAAacaggaaaaaagaagtaagtTGTGtgcaatagaaaaaaaacagttttcCAGTTCCCTGCATGCAGCCAGCATTGTCAGGCTCTGTTCATGCAGATATCATGTGCTCAGTTTTCACATGACTAATCCATATTGATTAGTTTCGTAACAGATCCCGTTGACATATAATATAGTGGGCagttttccattttaatttttccTAGGTTGTGTAAGCCTAGTATTGATCATTTAAACTACAACAGAAGCTTAGGAGAATAGCACTTTgttattatgaataaagcttgaaatgtggatattttacctaatctcatcagccagacattcctgtctataTAATGGCCACAGAAGGAGGGCCATGTGATCCCAGCTGTCCGAGAGCAATTGCCCTTCAAGGAGCttttgatagtattcatgaatgcaACCTTAAAGAGAACTGGTCCTCAGATTTAACCACAATAAACTACAAGCCCCCACAGGTAGTATATGAATCctaatttctagaattccctcatttatgtgaaatctcacctgttgacCCTTAAAAGTCAGGAAAATTACTCGTTTTCACATTGGACGAGTCAGGTTTAGTGGTTTCAGAAGGAGTAtcatttcagaagcccctatctttggttctatagtacctagaaacaggctacttatgtcattttaaagataagaatgttATCTTATCAGGcttttggttctgtgagctacagaaatgGACGTATAAGCAGTTAAAAAAATAGGCAGGAATTGGATGCTTATCGGTAGCTTGCATTTCCAATccgtatctccggttctgtagcttaCATAGTCATATTCCAGATGTTATAGGGGCTTCTAGATTAACACTCCCCTGAGTGAGAagggtcatatttgcctgactttaggGGAGAATTATTTTATAAGTAGATAGTTTTCACATTAGAGAGGGAATTCTTGAGAAGGACATTTAACACCgtccctgagggggctggtagtttagtggggaaaacctggtggcaggttccctttaaggtctcgGAATGGTGATTGGCCATgggcagctgatgaggtaaaaaccATTTTCTGAAGCAGGGTCTTTACTTTACATATGAAAGAGCAGTGTAGAAACCATATTGTTGGGAAACAGTATAGAGATGAGAAGGGATAGATGTGTCTGACTTTGGTTGAGATTTTCTTTTATATGTAGGTAAAGGGTATATAAGggtaaaatttcacataaaagagggaattttagaaagaacATTCCATACCCTTGCATAGAGGGCTAttggtttagtggggtaaaatgtggtggcaggttccctttaaccccttaacgctctgcgccgtagctctacggcgcagaggtataagggatgtatgaagagggctcacgggctgagtcctcttcatacagaggtgggggtttttgcattttgcacaaaacccccaccgctaataaccgcggtcggtgcttgcaccgatcgcggctattaaccccctaaacgccgccggcaaagtcgccggcggcgtttaaaagacggcggcgcgcgggcgccgccatctttttttcgagcgccacgcccccgaacgtcatcggggggccgcgatcggttgccatggtagcctcgtgtcttcttttgacacgaggctatctggcagctgcatattcgttacaatgagccagtggctcattgtaatgaatgtgctgcaaaaatgccatatattgcaatacagaagtattgcaatatatggtagcagcgatctgaccatctagggttaatgtaccctagatggtctaaaagatagtgaaaaaaaaaagaaaaaaaaaagtttaaaaaataaaaaaaatcaataaaatattaaaagttcaaatcacccccctttccctagaacggatataaaacataacaaacagtaaaaatcacagacatattaggtatcgccgcgtcccaaaatgcccgatctatcaaaatataaaaaacggttacggccggcggtgacctccgaggcgggaaatggcgcccaaatgtccgaaatgcgacttttacacctttttacataacataaaaaatgaaataaaaaatgatcaaaatgtcgcacagacctcaaagtggtagcaatgaaaacgtcgactcatttcacaaaaaatgacccctcacacatctccgtgcgccaaagtatgaaaaagttattagcgtcagaagatggcaaaaaaaattttttcttttttgtacacattcgtttaatttttgaaaatgtattaaaacacaataaaacctgtataaatttggtatcaccgcgatcgcaccgaaccaaagaataaagtaggtgtgttatttggagcgaagagtgaaagtcgtaaaaactgagcccacaagaacgtgacgcacgtgcggttttttttcaatttttccacatttggaattttttttcagcttcgcagtacacggcatgttaaaataaataacattacgggaaagtaaaatttgttacgcacaaaataagccctcacacaggtctgtacacggaaaaatgaaaaagttatggatttttgaagttggagagcgagaaatgaggcgaaaaaccctccgtccttaaggggttaaggtcctgGAATGGTGATTAGTCATTGGCAGTTTgtatcacatgatcctccatctgtggccatttatgGACAGGAGTGGCAGCTAATGAGATAAATGGGCTTTCCTTTACATTTGAAAagagcagtgcagaacttttaataaatgtatattggtaaattacttaatatcctgcaCACAAACTTACtcacacactacaaaaaacatgaggtagagAGGCCAACCTTTAGCTTTTGAATGGTTCTTGTAATACTGCTGACCCAGACTGGAACATGTCACTGATATGAAACAACTTGCTATAAGCGTTAAGGATTTTATGGTGGCTGAGTGTAGCTTCATTTCTATGCTCTGTTTGCACAGTCCAACCACACAGCTGGAGCAGTGCTCTATAGAGACGTCATATGCAGAATTTTACCGAGCACTGTGCAAATCCTACTGAAGGAAGTGACCCACATCCGGCATGCCCTGTCATCACATGCTCACTCATTCCATGTGAATTCAGAGATCATTCATCCATGGTTACCACTGAATTTAAAAatgtactctttttttttttttactcagttTGCATGCAAGCAGATAACTGCAGCAAATACAAACATGGCCCAATGGGATCATTATTTTATCAGCTTGCCTCAGTTAGGCCCTACAAGTGATTAGATCATGTCCATAAAGTGTGATTTTACAGTGGAAGATTTTTGCAAGAAAAGGTATCTATAAAGAACTCATACTTGCCTAACACTGCTTACGTATCTAATTATGATACTGCCAATGACTCAAATTGCCATTCACCATTAGGATAACTAAACAAGTTGAGGAATGGCTGCAAATCATAAAAATTTTAGGTATTGCTGCCACACCCCAAAAGTCTCGCTTAAAATATCACACTGATTAACCCCAACAGTGAAccatgtaatggaaaatagtgcccaaacgtCCTAATGGCCATTTattcgccattttgcaactcatacAAATtggaaaatgtgatcaaaagattgtaaatcccaaaatgttagcaatgaaaacttccatAATCGTAGCAATGAAGACTTCATCTTGTAccaaaaataacaccttacacaggtctttACAATgtagaataaaaaatgtattagtgTGGCGgaagtaagattttttttttctactcaaggttgtagtacaggcggtcccctacttaagaacacccgacttacagacgactcctagttacaaacggacctctggatgttggtaatttactgtactttagccctaggctacaataatcagctataacagttatcataggtgtctgtagttaatatttattgttaatccgggttcttatgacaacccaacatttttaaaatacaattgtcacaaagaccaaaaaattttttgttggggttacaattataaaatatacagttccgacttacatacaaattcaacttaagaacaaacctacagaccctatcttgtacttaacccggcctgtatattaaaatgtactaaaacctaagaaaacctttataaatttagtattcacgtgatcgtaccaaaccaaagaataaaggagaggtgtcatttggaatgTGCATTGAAAGCTGTATAAGCaaatcccacaagaaaatggggcaagttcattttttgttcacaattttttttcccggttcccagtacatgacatggaatgtaAATAATGAcgctaagaagtacaatttgttacgctggTGAAGGTGAGGGGGGAAAAAACGTAAACATAAACACAAAAAAGggtcaggtcattaaggggttaaagtacagaCAGAACACAACAGAAATAAATAATTGTATGCATTATGCCCAAAGCTGTTTTCAGAAAGCTTTGTTCTGGGAATATAGTCTTGTACTGTAATTAAGTTTTTAGTATGGGACAGTAATGCATGGAGGAGCAGTGACTCAGAATCATTCATGCTGTGAATCTGGATCCCCCCAAAATGTTCAATCTCAGAAATATAGCAGACAGATCAGAACCATCAGAAGTTGAACTTTTGTTGTCGGGCACTTTCACCTTAAagttgccatgcttaaaggggtattccgggaatcagcataattcatatacaaatgggtccttaaaatataagctaatatgtagctagttgttatttaaaattttgctccccttagcagaaaatggtgctgacatagactgtaaggaagaattaaaatgctactggccctttaatcagaccgttaatttcctccgcacggagaagacacaggacagaagatggctgctggtcacatgtccacatcacatgtcctccagctgcctgggcaggtcatgtgatcatcacttgtTTGGCTgtggttggttggttgcagtgcatccagcatggccagtgttttggtgatggcagctacatatcattactatggcaacagatctgttagatcatcactgggagcagagcataagagggaggaggagttactgagaactaaaggatgatGGGATTTGTAGTACCCAGTGGCggacatcttagtgataactccacctactttagagaggccataaattgtgtaaatcataaaatcaaactatttaagctctgtgaCTAATGACAAtgcgttttgttatattcatctaTTTATAGCATTGTggtgttcatattcctggaatacccctttatagcttcaagtttcaatatttgcagatgatactaagctgtgtaaagtaataaatactgaggtcgatagtttagcattacagacagATTTGTGggagcttgagggatgggcagagaaatggttgatgaggtttaatgtagataaatgtaaagttatgcacttgggccatggaaacaaaaagtataattatgttctaaacggtcaattacttagtaaaactgaagctgaaaaggacttgggggtattggtggatggtaaacttaattttagtgaccagagctaggcggctgctgctaaagcaaataaaattatgggatgtatcaagagaggaatagattctcatgataaagacatagttttgcccttatacaaatccctggtcagcccacacatggaatattgtgtacagttttgggcaccagtgtataaaaaggatatagtagagctggaacgggtgcagaggagagcaacaaggattattaggggaatgggggaactagaatacactgacagattaaaaaaatttgggattattcagtttagaaaaaagacgactgaggggagacctcattacaatgtacaaatacctgaacggacagtacaaggatctcaccaaagatctttttatacctaggcctgtgaccaggacaagggggcatcctctacgcctagaggagaggcgattttaccatcaacatagacaaaggttctttactgtacgagcagtgagactatggaactctctgtcgcaggaggttgttatggcggactctatgtacatgttcaagagaggcctggatacctttctggagagaaaaaatatcacgggttatggg
Proteins encoded:
- the LOC140125656 gene encoding C2 calcium-dependent domain-containing protein 4C-like produces the protein MVGTERPRHYLPTFTNVLTPDSIPEFCIPPRHQTQKELSVKLQYLSIPDLSISVFEAERPNLFDTHTIEVDSVDDTFEEKNTNADPQSQAALSLPHLPKTQTCYGFCTLLESPNTRRKESLFHNDPANPPILLPRSRSNTLCGRGMSPPNSCSTIKLRPLKRSGTLDSDTTSSNDSSPFSSPLLHRSLPITLLKAFNQQNKLSRAKKVGYKSSAVRNSSLSTDEDSSTDSSPCVTRRASQEFVYYSPAHSGTGLLLSPGQFPIDNAVSLDTGGVLRLSTEYRPENLRLRVRLVSAEGLYKHSIDQKNISCYISMSLVPGKNQKQKSTLIRGSRNPIFNEDFFFEGLEPHNLLQKALKIKVLNKGCGVRRESVLGRSKLHLLNVLVH